The DNA region ACCAGGCGGTGCTGCACTCCGAGAAACCCGTGGTTGGGGCCAAAATCTGAAAACCTCACCGCCCACAGCACTAGCAGCTCACGCGCACGCTCCCATTGTTCCGGATCATCCGACTCGGCATACGTTCGCAGCAACTCGGCAACCAGGGCTTCGCTGTCCTGTCCCTCGACAAACCGGCGCTCCACTTCCTCCTCCGCACCCAGGCGGATCGTGGCATTCTCTCCCCCCAACTCGGCTACCAGACGTTTGGCATCGAAGTCTTTCAGCGAGACCTCCGCCGCAGGGGCATCGTTCTCAACAACACCGGCATCCTCAGCCGGATCTGCTTGACTCTCTTCTACGGCGGCCGCATCCGCAGCGCCGGCAGCCCTCAGGGGAGCCGCATCCTCAGGAGCGGCTTGGGCAGTCACCAAACAACATCCCGCCGCCACCGCGTACGTGTGAAATTTCATCCATCTGATCATCGCGCGCAGTATGGTACCGAATCCGCCCCGCCCGCAAGTCTCAAGCCACAGTGATCACTTCGATTCGATGCGCTCGAGCACATCCTGGCTCAGCCACAGGTCGTT from Sulfuriroseicoccus oceanibius includes:
- a CDS encoding PDZ domain-containing protein — translated: MKFHTYAVAAGCCLVTAQAAPEDAAPLRAAGAADAAAVEESQADPAEDAGVVENDAPAAEVSLKDFDAKRLVAELGGENATIRLGAEEEVERRFVEGQDSEALVAELLRTYAESDDPEQWERARELLVLWAVRFSDFGPNHGFLGVQHRLVVFPSAEGKPRYAVQVDRVVSDEPAEAAGVKVGDRILMIDDVDLNTLHGDLSFYRHIFKRGGGRKVVLKVLREGEGEIEIPAVLGRQRREYFRNLDNFERSATDLFHDWLESNDVPLR